One Hyphomicrobium sp. CS1GBMeth3 DNA segment encodes these proteins:
- the glnT gene encoding type III glutamate--ammonia ligase, giving the protein MTQDLASIGKEHSIKAVDDLAAIAKERGIRYFMISFTDLFGFQRAKLVPAAAIAEIQKDGAGFAGFATWLDMTPAHPDMFGMPDPTGLIQLPWKPEVAWVPSYLVMEDKHVAQAPRVVLKKLVDKAAEKGLRVKTGVECEYFLINADGTAISDSKDQASKPCYDQQALTRRYDVIAEICDYMLELGWGPYQNDHEDANGQFEMNWNFDDALITADRHSFFKYMVKTIAEKHGLRATFMPKPFSNLTGNGCHVHISVWDAPTGKTNKFYEQSDEMGLSQQGYNFLGGIMQHAEALAAITNPTVNSYKRINAPRTISGATWSPNSVTWTGNNRTHMVRVPGKGRFELRLPDGAVNPYLLQAVVIAAGLNGIERNAHPGKRLDIDMYQDGHTVKDAPKLPLNLLDAIRAFDKDTGLKQALGEEFSASYIKLKQGEWNSFATHFTQWERDHTLDV; this is encoded by the coding sequence ATGACACAAGACCTCGCCTCTATTGGCAAAGAACACAGCATAAAGGCTGTCGACGATTTGGCTGCGATCGCGAAAGAGCGCGGCATCCGCTACTTCATGATCTCCTTCACTGACTTGTTCGGCTTCCAACGCGCCAAGCTGGTGCCGGCCGCGGCGATCGCTGAGATCCAGAAGGACGGCGCGGGCTTCGCAGGTTTCGCGACCTGGCTCGACATGACGCCGGCGCATCCCGACATGTTCGGCATGCCCGATCCAACGGGATTGATCCAGCTCCCCTGGAAGCCCGAAGTTGCCTGGGTTCCCTCTTACCTTGTGATGGAGGACAAGCACGTTGCCCAGGCTCCCCGCGTCGTGCTCAAGAAGCTCGTCGACAAGGCCGCTGAGAAGGGCCTGCGCGTCAAGACCGGCGTCGAATGTGAATACTTCCTGATCAACGCGGACGGCACCGCGATCTCGGACTCGAAGGATCAGGCGTCCAAGCCCTGCTACGATCAGCAGGCCCTGACGCGACGCTACGATGTCATCGCCGAAATCTGCGATTACATGCTGGAGCTGGGCTGGGGCCCCTACCAGAACGATCACGAGGACGCCAACGGCCAGTTCGAGATGAACTGGAACTTCGACGATGCGCTTATCACCGCCGACCGGCACTCGTTCTTCAAGTACATGGTGAAGACGATCGCCGAGAAGCACGGCCTTCGCGCCACCTTCATGCCGAAGCCCTTCTCGAACCTTACCGGCAACGGCTGCCACGTCCACATCTCGGTATGGGATGCGCCGACGGGCAAGACCAACAAGTTCTACGAGCAGTCCGACGAGATGGGCCTGTCTCAGCAGGGCTACAACTTCCTCGGCGGCATCATGCAGCACGCGGAAGCGCTTGCGGCCATCACCAACCCCACCGTCAACTCCTACAAGCGCATCAACGCGCCGCGGACCATCTCGGGCGCGACATGGTCCCCAAACAGCGTGACCTGGACCGGCAACAACCGCACCCACATGGTGCGCGTGCCGGGCAAGGGCCGCTTCGAGCTCCGCCTGCCGGACGGCGCGGTCAATCCGTACCTGCTGCAGGCCGTCGTCATCGCGGCCGGCCTGAACGGTATCGAGCGCAACGCCCATCCGGGTAAGCGCCTCGACATTGACATGTACCAGGACGGCCATACCGTCAAAGACGCGCCGAAGCTGCCGCTCAACTTGCTCGACGCGATCCGCGCCTTCGACAAGGACACGGGCCTCAAGCAGGCGCTCGGCGAGGAGTTCTCGGCGTCTTACATTAAGCTCAAGCAAGGCGAGTGGAACAGCTTCGCCACCCACTTCACGCAGTGGGAGCGCGACCACACGCTCGACGTCTAG